A stretch of the Lolium perenne isolate Kyuss_39 chromosome 3, Kyuss_2.0, whole genome shotgun sequence genome encodes the following:
- the LOC127340806 gene encoding uncharacterized protein isoform X2 — protein sequence MFLVWKECHQKKNKDGTLSWVSENAELKDTEYRAGFAESYGEANPEIEPFDPEVAMRRGGGRKNGRLWMCDSAIDPRTVRSMREIRHDSSSSSTTIQSRPTPASRAIEKLREDFENERKEREQAQALLAQQSQMMAQQNQIMAWFTQRMAACESQLSALLPSGATLPTVGPPPFNLNAWLQASGGSNNAELGGPSSQDETMQTPPTGGNPDNPLARSSRTCMKEGAIRRFDYM from the exons ATGTTTCTGGTGTGGAAAGAGTGCcatcagaagaagaacaaggatgGGACACTATCGTGGGTGAGCGAGAACGCCGAGCTGAAGGACACCGAGTACCGGGCCGGCTTTGCTGAATCATATGGCGAGGCGAACCCTGAGATCGAGCCCTTTGACCCCGAGGTTGCCATGCGTAGGGGAGGTGGCAGGAAGAATGGCCGCTTGTGGATGTGTGATAGCGCCATCGATCCTAGGACCGTCCGGTCTATGAGAGAGATTAGGCATGACAGCTCGAGCTCCTCCACTACCATACAGTCTcgcccgacgccggcgtctagaGCCATTGAGAAGCTTCGG GAGGACTTTGAGAATGAGAGGAAAGAGAGGGAGCAGGCACAGGCCCTCCTTGCTCAGCAGAGTCAGATGATGGCGCAACAGAATCAGATTATGGCGTGGTTTACACAGAGGATGGCAGCGTGCGAGTCCCAGTTATCG GCCCTTCTGCCAAGTGGCGCCACTCTTCCTACAGTTGGTCCACCTCCTTTTAACCTCAACGCATGG CTTCAGGCCTCCGGTGGATCCAACAACGCGGAGCTCGGTGGACCATCGTCTCAGGACGAGACCATGCAAACGCCTCCTACGGGGGGTAACCCTGACAACCCGCTCGCTCGCTCTTCTAG GACGTGCATGAAGGAAGGAGCTATTCGACGTTTTGATTACATGTGA
- the LOC127340806 gene encoding uncharacterized protein isoform X1, which yields MPGGGLVKKAAKKVRAVSTLLSKPVPRASRSTSRRVDRRRPSPAPTTRRKGRRLRTPSPPPVDDEEDEEDEEDEEEDRVAEEEDEEEDSGGEHEEVEHEEVEHEEGEDSESEKEEEELPVFDFEDEEGEARVWKEPAEYVEPEYTGMPQEPGTTTPYMRGAALLPSMDWWEKKDGNVVLTPSGKNSFVYKNGKHARTYSSILACIIRKYFPGAVKMPNGRWEIALSWRHYKLARDPLGTRQEYLVNCQARVIKEFWSYFQMDPDYPQVVCVAQSRRAAAKQVTDTMHEARVGCVRRWYAKKRKLPMRDKSPARDILMEPWQYMQVPPPFVGHARPGVYKAMVHWWTSAEFKRRHIAGQLKRAAMIGGSHTQGSMPMTVIMQNKEK from the exons ATGCCAGGAGGAGGACTAGTGAAGAAGGCCGCGAAGAAAGTTAGGGCCGTGTCTACGCTTCTCTCGAAGCCAGTCCCAAGAGCTTCAAGATCCACTTCGAGAAGGGTGGATAGACGACGACCTAGTCCTGCTCCCACTACGAGGAGGAAGGGTAGAAGACTACGTACTCCGTCTCCCCCACCCGTTGAcgatgaggaggatgaggaggatgaggaggatgaggaggaggaccgtgtggcagaggaggaggacgaggaggaggactcgGGGGGTGAGCACGAGGAGGTGGAGCACGAGGAGGTGGAGCACGAGGAGGGTGAGGACTCGGAgagtgagaaggaggaggaggagctgccTGTTTTTGACTTCGAGGACGAGGAGGGTGAGGCGAGGGTCTGGAAGGAACCGGCCGAGTACGTTGAGCCCGAGTACACGGGGATGCCTCAGGAGCCTGGGACGACGACTCCGTACATGCGGGGGGCGGCGTTACTACCTAGTATGGATTGGTGGGAGAAAAAGGATGGGAATGTGGTGCTCACACCGAGCGGAAAAAA TTCGTTCGTGTATAAGAATGGGAAGCATGCACGCACCTACTCGAGCATCCTTGCATGCATCATCAGAAAATACTTCCCTGGGGCTGTAAAAATGCCCAATGGTCGTTGGGAGATAGCTTTGAGTTGGAGGCACTACAAGCTAGCAAGAGATCCCTTGGGCACGAGGCAGGAGTACCTTGTGAACTGCCAGGCGAGGGTCATCAAGGAGTTCTGG TCTTACTTTCAGATGGATCCGGATTATCCCCAGGTGGTGTGCGTTGCCCAGTCTCGCAGGGCGGCTGCGAAGCAAGTCACTGACACTATGCACGAGGCGCGTGTGGGCTGCGTCCGAAGATGGTACGCCAAGAAGCGCAAGTTGCCGATGCGGGACAAGTCTCCAGCCCGAGATATCCTTATGGAGCCGTGGCAGTACATGCAG GTGCCTCCTCCGTTCGTAGGTCACGCCAGACCGGGAGTCTACAAGGCTATGGTCCATTGGTGGACAAGCGCCGAGTTCAAGAGGAGGCACATAGCAGGACAGCTAAAGAGAGCTGCGATGATAGGTGGGTCACACACGCAAGGCAGCATGCCCATGACCGTCATCATGCAGAACAAG GAAAAATAG
- the LOC127340805 gene encoding uncharacterized protein, translating into MLFRNEHAEGNYCIHCKSSRYFEVDTGDGQKRQTGIPQKILRYLPFLPRLQRLFMTEESAQQMRWPVEGNRYTDKMIHPSDGQAWQNFAKKYPKKAGDSRSVAVAISTDGFNPYGMSAATYSCWPVFVIPLNLPPGVVMRSENMFVSMIIPGPKYPGKNMNVYLEPLVDDLLVGWNDRGVRTYDATTKQHFDMYVWYHTSLHDLPARALFCGSCTHGKWPCPLCRQAMTFFWLKNGGKYSCFDEHRKYLEAKHKYRSDKKNFKKGVAVHTPHPHLPTGKDTKSELEALVPNPDGNGFVGYGETHQWTHIPCLWKLPYFEDLELPHNIDVMHTEKNIGEALWSTIMDTEKTKDNVKARLDQEIWCDRPNLNMRPPGLKGGWTRRKAPFCPTRKERKEIFQWIVQCLFFPDGYAANWMRGANLETLRVHGLKSHDYHVWLQRIMPIMIRGYVDEETWLVLSELSFFFRQLCAKELDKKVVEKLDKQAPELLCKLEMLLPPGFFNPMQHLILHLPQEALLGANVQTRWQYGPERETKKLREDCGNKCKIEASIAEAALNKEVSNFTTKYYDENIRTRHNPILRYNAANPEDVPKLGIFIGLGGKSSGTKRLKITDPKWGLIHSYVLKSMKEVKPYIERFNKKYWKLSRSRTAQDDQDLFENGGGYGFINWFSNLAQNDIEMNPDLRKIAKGFSSPVNAFDAYDVNGYRFHTHQYTQRRANRKTINSGVVREGSDKLQYYGRVEGIYELPYGFGKGLDPVVFKCHWFDPHRVRRKPEIGLVEVERSSVYTGDDVYILATQAFQVFYLPYPCKNPKKRLQGWDVVITVPTHNRPPKPDNEDYRRLDPSTYEGEFFQEEGLPGHFTINLPTDDDMVVEEEDNLVEDVEEEEDVVEEVQSAQDLTLLARFQQGLDIAESTEPPPGYIPDYWGERDSDDEACGPLVVRDDQETGF; encoded by the exons atgctatttaGAAATGAACATGCTGAAGGAAACTATTGCATCCATTGCAAGTCCTCTAGGTACTTCGAGGTTGACACCGGTGATGGACAGAAGAGGCAGACAGGGATTCCCCAAAAGATTCTACGTTATCTTCCATTCTTGCCGAGGCTCCAACGGCTTTTCATGACGGAGGAATCTGCCCAACAGATGCGGTGGCCCGTTGAGGGGAACCGGTACACagacaagatgatacatccgtcggatggtcAAGCATGGCAGAACTTCGCGAAGAAATATCCAAAGAAAGCGGGCGACTCGAGGAGCGTAGcagttgcgatatcaaccgatgggttcaatccatatggtatgtcagcTGCAACGTACAGTTGTTGGCCTGTGTTTGTTATTCCCCTCAACCTCCCTCCTGGCGTCGTCATGAGATCcgagaacatgtttgtgtcgatgattaTACCAGGGCCAAAATACCCAGGgaagaacatgaatgtgtacctggaGCCGCTAGTGGATGACTTGCTTGTCGGGTGGAACGACCGTGGGGTGCGAACTTACGACGCCACAACAAAGCAacacttcgatatgtatgtctgGTACCACACATCACTGCATGACCTACCAGCACGTGCGTTGTTCTGCGGCtcgtgtacacatgggaagtggccgtGCCCGCTGTGTAGGCAGGCTATGACTTTCTTCTGGCTGAAGAATGGAGGCAAGTATTCCTGCTTTGATGAACACCGAAAGTACCTTGAAGCGAAGCATAAATATAGGAgtgacaaaaagaacttcaagaaaggcGTTGCTGTCCATACTCCACATCCACATCTGCCAACCGGCAAGGATACTAAGTCTGAGTTAGAGGCTCTCGTGCCGAACCCCGATGGTAATGGTTTCGTGGGATACGGGGAGACACACCAGTGGACCCACATTCCATGCTTATGGAAGCTTCCTTACTTTGAAGACCTAGAGCTTCcacataacattgatgtaatgcacaccgaaaAGAATATTGGCGAGGCCCTTTGGAGCACAATCATGGACAccgagaagacgaaggataatgTTAAGGCTAGGCTAGATCAGGAAATATGGTGCGATAGGCCAAATTTGAACATGCGGCCTCCCGGACTCAAAGGCGGGTGGACTAGGCGAAAGGCCCCGTTCTGCCCTACAAGGAAAGAAAGGAAGGAAATATTCCAGTGGATCGTCCAATGCTTGTTCTTCCCTGATGGGTATGCAGCTAACTGGATGAGGGGAGCAAACTTGGAGACGTTGCGAGTGCATGGGCTCAAGAGTCATGATTATCACGTGTGGCTTCAGCGGATAATGCCGAtcatgattcgaggctatgtcgaTGAGGAGACTTGGCTAGTGCTGTCGGAGTTGAGCTTTTTCTTCCGCCAGCTTTGTGCTAAGGAGTTAGATAAAAAAGTGGTTGAGAAGCTAGACAAACAGGCACCCGAGTTGCTTTGTAAGCTAGAGATGCTCCTTCCGCCAGGgttctttaatccgatgcaacatcTGATTTTGCATCTCCCGCAGGAGGCTTTACTTGGGGCCAATGTGCAGACCCGTTGGCAGTATGGCCCTGAGAGAGAAACAAAGAAGCTTCGTGAGGACTgtggcaataaatgcaagatcgaggcatccatagccgaggcagccCTTAACAAGGAGGTTTCAAACTTCACGACAAAGTACTACGATGAAAACATTCGCACTCGACACAATCCAATCCTtcgttacaatgccgccaaccCTGAAGATGTACCCAAGCTTGGCATATTCATAGGGTTAGGTGGCAAATCAAGCGGCACGAAGAGGCTCAAGATAACGGATCCCAAGTGGGGTTTAATCCACTCTTATGTCTTGAAAAGCATGAaagaagtgaagccgtacatcga ACGATTCAATAAAAAATATTGGAAGCTAAGCAGGAGTCGTACGGCCCAAGATGACCAGGATCTCTTTGAAAATGGTGGTGGATACGGTTTCATTAACTGGTTCTCGAATTTG GCACAAAATGACATTGAAATGAATCCGGACTTGAGAAAAATTGCCAAGGGCTTTAGCTCACCTGTCAATGCATTCGATGCTTATGATGTgaatgggtatcgcttccatacCCATCAGTACACACAACGCCGGGCCAACCGGAAGACAATAAATAGTGGGGTTGTGCGTGAAGGCTCAGATAAGCTCCAGTACTATGGTAGAGTCGAGGGGATATACGAGCTGCCTTATGGTTTCGGCAAAGGCCTAGATCCCGTTGTATTCAAGTGTCACTGGTTTGACCCGCATCGGGTGAGACGGAAACCTGAAATTGGCTTGGTCGAAGTTGAGCGAAGCTCCGTTTACACGGGAGATGATGTATATATTTTAGctacccaggcctttcaagtattctacCTCCCGTACCCGTGCAAGAACCCGAAGAAACGTCTGCAGGGCTGGGATGTCGTGATCACGGTCCCGACACACAACAGGCCGCCTAAGCCAGACAATGAAGATTACCGTCGCCTTGACCCCTCGACATATGAAGGCGAGTTTTTCCAAGAAGAAGGCCTCCCAGGGCATTTCACTATCAACTTGCCGACTGATGATGACATGGTCGTAGAGGAGGAGGATAATTTAGTCGAGGATgttgaggaggaagaggatgtaGTCGAGGAGGTTCAGAGCGCACAAGACTTGACTTTGCTTGCCAGGTtccaacaaggcctagacatcgcTGAGTCAACGGAGCCGCCTCCAGGTTACATCCCTGATTATTGGGGGGAGCGTGATAGCGATGACGAAGCTTGTGGCCCATTGGTTGTTCGCGATGATCAAGAAACGGGCTTCTGA